The Syntrophales bacterium genomic interval CGAGCATTACAGCCTTGTAACATAGCAATTTTGCCGCCTCGATGCGTGTGTACATATCAGCGATTTTCTGCTGGATAAGCTGAAAAGAGGCAATGGGTTTGCCAAACTGCACTCTTTGGCGAGCATATTCCACTGAAGCTTCAAACGCCGCTTCGGCTAAACCCAAACTGTAGGCGGAGAAAAAAGCTCTTTCCACGTCAAGGCCACCCATCATTACTGCGATACCGTTATTTTCTATGCCAAGCACGTTTTCAACAGGAATTAAACAATCCTCCAAAATCAATTCTCCTGTTGCGGAACCACGGTTTCCCACCTTTTCTATCTTTCTGGAAACTGAAAATCCCGGAAAGGTGGTATCAAGGATAAAAGCGGTTATGCCTCTAGGCCCCAAGCTTTTATCAGTTTTAGCGTAGAGAACAATAGTTCTGGCAATTGGACCGTTTGTAATAAACGTCTTGGTTCCGTTGACAACGTAATAATCACCTTTTCGAACTGCAGTTGTTTGGATATTCACGGCGTCGGAACCTGCACCAGGTTCCGTAAGTCCTAAAGCACCGATGTGTTCTCCACTGCATAGAGGTGGTAGGTATTTCTTTTTCT includes:
- a CDS encoding acyl-CoA dehydrogenase family protein; the encoded protein is MDFTLSEEHRIFKQTIANFAAKEIAPIAEEIDRKDEWPEGLWEKLANLGIMGITVDQEYGGAGADLMSAFLACEELAKASGAVALSWGAHANLCCHNINTNANDSQKKKYLPPLCSGEHIGALGLTEPGAGSDAVNIQTTAVRKGDYYVVNGTKTFITNGPIARTIVLYAKTDKSLGPRGITAFILDTTFPGFSVSRKIEKVGNRGSATGELILEDCLIPVENVLGIENNGIAVMMGGLDVERAFFSAYSLGLAEAAFEASVEYARQRVQFGKPIASFQLIQQKIADMYTRIEAAKLLCYKAVMLADAAQRGGKGTEVHKVAAAAILLSAETACYVCEEAVQIHGGYGYCLEFPVQRYWRDAKLGTIGAGTSEMRRLIIAREIFKM